A region from the Lentimicrobiaceae bacterium genome encodes:
- a CDS encoding methyltransferase domain-containing protein, which translates to MYPSLDIDGLIDPVTHEPLTMGKGFLFNPSTGDKYYINSGIPVFLPENQMTGDNLKYSRFYDKISMFYRVSSIVYCWIKGTTEKKVKKLYLDLLEIKPGDRVLEVGIGSADNLVYLERKAGYTGVDISFGMLTMARKLIKRLKIKAELFQAEAEHLPFRDQSFDVVFHVGGINFFNDKQKALHEMIRVAMPGSRLLIVDETESMVINTYQRNPFSRNLYQLADRDLSVPVHLLPPGMKEIEVRYFFDQKIYCLTFRKPLNP; encoded by the coding sequence ATGTATCCTTCCCTTGATATTGACGGATTGATTGATCCTGTAACGCATGAACCCCTGACCATGGGGAAGGGTTTTTTATTTAATCCCTCAACCGGCGATAAGTATTATATCAATAGCGGCATACCTGTTTTTTTACCTGAAAATCAGATGACGGGCGACAACCTGAAATACTCCAGGTTTTATGATAAAATAAGTATGTTTTACCGTGTTTCTTCCATCGTTTATTGCTGGATTAAAGGAACTACGGAGAAGAAAGTGAAGAAACTATACCTTGACTTGCTGGAGATTAAACCAGGAGATCGTGTACTGGAAGTGGGCATTGGCTCGGCAGATAATCTGGTTTACCTTGAACGCAAAGCAGGTTATACAGGAGTCGATATTTCATTCGGTATGCTCACCATGGCCAGAAAGCTTATCAAGCGCCTTAAAATCAAAGCTGAACTTTTTCAGGCAGAAGCTGAGCACCTTCCTTTTCGTGATCAAAGTTTTGATGTTGTGTTTCATGTAGGTGGCATTAACTTTTTTAACGATAAACAAAAAGCACTTCACGAAATGATACGGGTGGCTATGCCGGGCTCGCGTTTGCTTATTGTTGATGAAACAGAGTCTATGGTAATCAATACTTACCAAAGAAATCCGTTTTCCAGAAATCTTTATCAACTGGCCGACCGGGATCTCTCGGTGCCTGTTCACTTATTGCCCCCGGGGATGAAAGAAATTGAAGTCCGGTACTTTTTCGACCAGAAAATTTATTGTCTGACCTTCAGAAAGCCGCTAAACCCATGA
- a CDS encoding N-acetyltransferase produces the protein MKTPEGLIIRPELPGDYAAITHLIHAAYGRSNEGNLVEDLRHNPQFISGFSLVAVLHKLIVGHLLLFPVFVRNAGLVFRSLALSPFSVLPEFQRNGVGAALVVSALDEAKSGKFGSVVAWGSRNYYPALGFVPASHYHIYPPFEVPGHVFFAVELFAGGLKDVSGKIEFPPEFFAF, from the coding sequence ATGAAAACGCCTGAAGGTTTGATAATAAGACCCGAATTACCGGGTGATTATGCCGCTATTACTCACCTGATTCATGCCGCCTATGGTCGGTCAAACGAGGGTAATCTTGTTGAAGATTTGCGCCATAACCCACAGTTTATCAGTGGATTTTCACTGGTTGCCGTGCTTCATAAATTAATAGTAGGACATTTGCTGCTGTTCCCTGTTTTTGTCAGGAATGCCGGGTTGGTTTTTCGAAGTCTTGCACTTTCACCATTTTCAGTGTTGCCTGAATTTCAGCGAAATGGAGTGGGAGCCGCACTTGTGGTGTCAGCACTGGATGAGGCTAAATCGGGAAAATTTGGTTCAGTCGTGGCCTGGGGCTCCCGCAATTATTATCCGGCACTGGGCTTTGTGCCAGCTTCTCATTATCACATCTATCCCCCTTTTGAGGTGCCCGGTCATGTTTTTTTTGCAGTTGAATTGTTTGCTGGCGGTCTGAAGGACGTAAGTGGCAAGATTGAATTTCCACCCGAATTTTTTGCCTTTTGA
- a CDS encoding PAS domain S-box protein, protein MVLNPILKFLRDLGTFNEDKEFIRYRESNIRSIFTLVTAIGVTSFLLFHFIDLLNDNPVASTLFRIRIFASALLIVNLILALTTRYHYRLKFFVVAGFYMAMGASALIAHFTGSASGWYWSAPVLLLIVWFAFIPFRFSRQVIHGFAFMVLYAAILWFLSGSSFQPLRFAGTIFLLPLFFGIGVFLAFSANQAAAGVFLARKAARTSDDRYRILTEHMQDVVWTLDLKTFRFSFVSPSVEKLLGFTSEEMLRMSFARSFTSASTAQVHQILEGVVKDYKGGKDVSSVSLGELEQICRNGSTIWVEVAATLITGENGELVEMLGVSRNISSRRQAEQALRESEEKYRTLINQANDGIFITQQGVFRFVNQAFCDITEYTSEELYGKPFIELIADEEKDRLAEIHRKRMVGEKVPSMYSTIGIAKSGRRVNLEFNSSSIQLDGKPASFVIMRDSTEQVKSANLIRESEEKYRFLVERANDGIVILQNGQVKFMNQMMANILGYSVESMINTSFISYIAPDEKEKIISFYNKRQKGDALPQIYETVLVHKNGTLKPVELNDGIISFNGAEATQTYIRDITERKVAEKALIESEQRYALAVEGVNEGIFDWDLNTNEVYFSNNYKAILGYEPDEMQNSLHEWESRIHPADKDMVIKANRDFIEGKSAVYHPEYRLKHQNGTYRWILSRGVCLRDADGKAYRMAGSHMDITDRRKSEERLRESEERYRSIFNTAADAIFLIDKKNGNIIDVNQPASRIYGYTTDELLTMHIGQLADEPDDTLEVLNEHNRFHYVPLRNSKRKDGEVVMVEISSSYFEMEGRPFVIAMVHDVTQRKKAEEALRESETKFREITDLLPQLIYELDNKGMVTFLNRTGKEMFGITEARIREGLNATSLVVPEQRTRLLQNFSAVLSLNYGELENEYTGLRADGSTFPMLIYGSAVLRNGQVTGNRGIVIDITDRKNAEEELRRMNERLMLHFRQTPLAYIEWNEFLEVTDWNPAAEDIFGYSRAEVLGKHAFSHIVPPHVQPEIVRLSEDILRQSGGQRNTNENVSKSGQALICNWYNTPLKDPSGKIIGLASLVQDITEQKKLEAELEKYVTVLEKNYSETKIKVQTYSLELETRKNELLRLQKENLQSQFETLRSQVNPHFLFNSLNVLTSLIKIEPELAEQFTIRLSMVYRYVLENKEKDLVNLETELDFLKAYTFLLDIRFSGKMKVVVNIPPEKLQLKVVPLALQLLIENAIKHNTFSKKMPLRVDVFSQDDFLVVENNLQMRESHVQSTGVGLNNIASRYAYFTDRKAVSGIQDGKFIVKIPLL, encoded by the coding sequence ATGGTTCTTAACCCAATATTAAAATTTTTACGCGACCTGGGTACTTTCAACGAGGATAAGGAATTTATCCGTTACCGCGAAAGTAATATACGTAGCATTTTTACACTGGTCACGGCTATAGGGGTTACCTCATTTCTGTTGTTTCATTTTATCGATTTACTGAATGATAATCCGGTAGCTTCGACCTTATTCCGGATCAGGATTTTTGCTTCAGCTTTACTCATTGTTAATCTTATACTTGCCCTTACAACCCGCTATCATTACCGCTTAAAATTTTTTGTTGTTGCGGGCTTCTATATGGCCATGGGGGCGAGTGCACTTATTGCTCACTTTACCGGGTCAGCGTCAGGTTGGTACTGGAGTGCTCCTGTTTTGCTTCTTATTGTGTGGTTTGCCTTTATTCCGTTCAGGTTCTCGCGACAAGTGATTCACGGTTTTGCTTTTATGGTTCTTTACGCGGCCATTCTCTGGTTTTTGTCTGGCAGTTCTTTTCAGCCACTCAGATTTGCAGGTACCATATTTTTACTGCCCCTGTTCTTTGGCATTGGGGTGTTCCTGGCATTTTCGGCCAATCAGGCTGCTGCCGGTGTTTTTTTAGCAAGAAAAGCCGCGCGTACCAGCGATGACAGATACCGGATTCTGACTGAACATATGCAGGATGTTGTCTGGACTTTGGATTTGAAAACTTTCAGGTTTTCATTTGTAAGCCCTTCAGTTGAAAAACTGCTGGGATTTACTTCAGAAGAAATGCTTCGTATGTCATTTGCCCGGTCTTTTACATCCGCAAGCACAGCTCAGGTGCACCAAATACTTGAAGGAGTGGTGAAGGATTATAAAGGTGGTAAAGATGTTTCATCTGTTTCGTTGGGCGAACTTGAGCAGATTTGCCGTAATGGCTCAACCATTTGGGTTGAAGTAGCTGCAACGCTTATAACCGGTGAAAATGGCGAACTGGTTGAAATGCTTGGCGTGTCAAGAAATATTTCGTCGCGGCGCCAGGCTGAACAGGCATTGCGCGAATCGGAAGAGAAATACCGCACTCTGATCAATCAGGCAAACGATGGTATTTTTATCACCCAGCAGGGCGTTTTTAGGTTTGTCAACCAGGCGTTTTGCGACATTACTGAGTATACCTCTGAAGAGCTTTATGGCAAGCCTTTTATTGAATTGATTGCTGATGAAGAAAAAGACAGGCTTGCCGAAATTCACCGTAAACGCATGGTCGGCGAAAAAGTGCCCTCTATGTATTCTACCATTGGTATTGCAAAGTCAGGCCGCAGGGTAAATCTTGAGTTTAACAGCAGCAGCATTCAGCTTGACGGTAAGCCGGCTTCCTTCGTTATTATGCGCGATAGTACTGAACAGGTAAAGTCGGCCAACCTTATCCGCGAAAGCGAAGAAAAATACCGGTTTTTGGTTGAAAGAGCCAACGACGGAATCGTTATTCTGCAAAACGGGCAGGTGAAGTTTATGAACCAGATGATGGCCAATATTCTGGGATATTCAGTTGAAAGTATGATCAATACATCCTTTATCAGTTATATTGCTCCTGATGAAAAGGAAAAAATTATAAGCTTCTACAACAAAAGACAGAAGGGCGATGCCTTGCCTCAGATTTATGAAACAGTGCTGGTACATAAAAACGGCACCCTCAAACCTGTTGAGCTCAATGATGGAATTATCAGCTTTAACGGTGCCGAAGCTACACAAACTTATATCCGTGATATAACGGAGCGTAAAGTGGCTGAAAAGGCTTTGATTGAAAGCGAACAGCGCTATGCCCTGGCCGTTGAAGGCGTAAACGAGGGGATTTTCGATTGGGATCTGAATACCAATGAAGTTTATTTTTCCAACAATTACAAAGCAATTCTGGGTTATGAACCTGATGAAATGCAAAATAGCCTTCATGAATGGGAGTCAAGGATTCATCCTGCCGATAAGGATATGGTTATCAAGGCTAACCGCGACTTTATTGAAGGGAAAAGTGCAGTTTATCATCCCGAATACAGGCTTAAGCATCAGAACGGGACATACCGATGGATACTTTCCCGGGGTGTTTGTTTGCGCGATGCCGATGGTAAAGCTTATCGGATGGCCGGTTCGCATATGGACATTACTGACAGGCGCAAATCAGAAGAGCGTCTGCGCGAAAGCGAAGAACGTTACAGAAGTATTTTCAATACAGCTGCTGATGCTATTTTTCTTATCGACAAGAAAAACGGGAACATTATTGATGTTAACCAGCCGGCAAGCCGCATTTACGGATACACCACCGATGAATTGCTTACCATGCACATCGGACAGCTGGCTGATGAGCCTGATGATACCCTTGAAGTGCTGAATGAGCATAACCGGTTTCATTATGTTCCGCTGCGCAATTCAAAGCGAAAGGATGGTGAAGTGGTGATGGTCGAAATTTCATCAAGCTATTTTGAAATGGAGGGCCGTCCTTTTGTTATTGCCATGGTGCATGATGTAACCCAGCGTAAAAAAGCCGAAGAAGCCTTGCGAGAGAGCGAAACCAAATTTCGCGAAATTACCGATTTGCTGCCACAGCTCATTTATGAGCTTGACAATAAGGGTATGGTTACTTTTCTTAATCGTACCGGTAAAGAAATGTTTGGCATAACCGAAGCGCGCATTCGCGAAGGACTGAATGCGACTTCACTGGTTGTACCTGAGCAAAGAACCCGGCTTTTGCAAAATTTTTCGGCTGTGCTTAGCCTGAATTATGGTGAGTTGGAAAATGAATACACTGGTTTGCGGGCCGACGGAAGTACTTTTCCCATGCTTATTTACGGCTCGGCAGTGCTTCGTAACGGACAGGTGACCGGAAACCGGGGAATTGTGATTGACATTACCGACCGTAAAAATGCTGAAGAAGAGTTGCGTCGCATGAATGAAAGGCTGATGCTGCATTTCAGGCAAACTCCGCTTGCCTATATCGAATGGAACGAATTTCTGGAAGTAACTGACTGGAATCCGGCAGCTGAAGATATTTTTGGGTATTCGCGGGCGGAAGTGCTTGGCAAGCATGCTTTCAGCCACATTGTTCCGCCTCATGTACAGCCGGAAATTGTCCGGCTGTCAGAGGATATCCTCAGGCAATCGGGCGGGCAGCGAAATACAAATGAAAATGTCTCAAAAAGCGGACAGGCTCTGATTTGCAACTGGTATAATACACCTCTGAAGGATCCTTCAGGCAAGATTATTGGCCTGGCATCGCTGGTGCAGGATATAACTGAGCAAAAAAAGCTGGAAGCCGAGCTTGAAAAGTATGTGACGGTGCTGGAGAAGAATTATTCCGAAACCAAAATTAAAGTCCAGACTTACTCCCTTGAGCTTGAAACCCGCAAAAATGAATTGCTCCGGTTGCAAAAGGAAAATCTGCAATCGCAGTTCGAAACCCTTCGCAGCCAGGTAAATCCTCATTTTTTATTCAACAGCCTGAATGTGCTTACTTCGCTCATTAAAATTGAGCCCGAGCTGGCCGAGCAATTTACCATCAGGCTTTCAATGGTTTATCGTTATGTGCTCGAAAACAAGGAAAAAGATTTGGTTAACCTTGAAACTGAACTTGATTTTTTGAAAGCGTATACTTTTTTGCTCGATATCAGATTTTCGGGAAAGATGAAGGTAGTGGTGAATATTCCTCCGGAAAAACTGCAGCTTAAGGTTGTTCCACTGGCCCTGCAACTGCTTATCG